The Burkholderia cepacia ATCC 25416 genome includes a window with the following:
- a CDS encoding MFS transporter, with amino-acid sequence MQTIAVKLHGIEDVISFLDTRPGIAGRAGLVWWLSLGGLFLDAFSNSALSVGLGPMTRELHLSAAQVAWMTSFASWVAIAFNPIGGWMADRWGRVRPLIAAKLLSVIGALLVVFAPDFNTILAGRFFVGMAYGIDFAIAMAMLAEFTPGRLKSRLNTWQGMWYTAVCLNLLLALLFHAWQVGDSIWRYSVAATAVFGVAILALQCAFLVESPIWLARKERLDDAARAMTRIYGHAFAAAPVHERTPVVNPATRGFANVLLIFRGVYLPRTILAATVQIGQSIEYFAIGWYLPLISAALFGTDFVYATLGALVFNLFGIVGGFSSSAVGRRVGLRRASAIGFAAVCAMLVVLGMFHARMPLWLSVVVPSLFILFHSAGPGANGKSLSSLSFRGELRAGANGIVGALGSIGAALGLLVFPLFRARYGLEHTFLILAMVPCVASVICFAIRWDPTRTTINPDNEPDAPHFGGDARATSAFLNPAIEKTQR; translated from the coding sequence GTGCAAACGATCGCGGTCAAGCTTCATGGCATTGAAGACGTCATCTCCTTTCTCGACACTCGCCCCGGCATCGCGGGCAGGGCGGGGCTCGTCTGGTGGCTGTCGCTCGGCGGGCTGTTTCTCGACGCATTTTCCAACTCGGCATTGAGCGTCGGCCTCGGGCCGATGACGCGCGAATTGCATCTGTCGGCCGCGCAGGTCGCGTGGATGACGTCCTTCGCGTCGTGGGTCGCGATCGCGTTCAACCCGATCGGCGGTTGGATGGCCGACCGCTGGGGGCGCGTGCGGCCGCTGATCGCGGCGAAACTGCTGTCGGTGATCGGCGCGCTGCTGGTCGTATTCGCGCCGGATTTCAATACGATTCTCGCCGGCCGCTTCTTCGTCGGGATGGCATACGGAATCGACTTCGCGATCGCGATGGCGATGCTCGCGGAGTTCACGCCGGGCCGCCTGAAGAGCCGGCTCAATACCTGGCAGGGCATGTGGTACACGGCCGTCTGCCTGAACCTGCTGCTCGCGCTGTTGTTTCATGCATGGCAGGTCGGCGATTCGATCTGGCGCTACTCGGTGGCGGCTACCGCCGTGTTCGGCGTCGCAATCCTCGCGCTGCAATGCGCATTCCTCGTCGAAAGCCCGATCTGGCTCGCGCGCAAGGAGCGTCTCGACGACGCGGCGCGTGCGATGACGCGCATCTACGGGCACGCATTCGCCGCCGCGCCCGTGCATGAACGCACGCCCGTCGTGAATCCGGCCACGCGCGGCTTCGCGAACGTGCTGCTGATCTTTCGCGGTGTCTACCTGCCGCGCACGATCCTTGCCGCGACCGTGCAGATCGGCCAGTCGATCGAATACTTCGCGATCGGCTGGTATCTGCCGCTGATCAGCGCCGCATTGTTCGGTACCGATTTCGTCTACGCGACACTCGGCGCGCTGGTGTTCAACCTGTTCGGGATCGTCGGCGGCTTCTCGTCGTCGGCGGTCGGCCGCCGTGTCGGCCTGCGTCGCGCATCGGCGATCGGGTTCGCGGCGGTCTGCGCGATGCTGGTCGTGCTCGGGATGTTTCATGCGCGCATGCCGCTGTGGCTGTCGGTCGTCGTGCCGTCGCTGTTCATCCTGTTCCACTCGGCCGGCCCCGGCGCGAACGGAAAGAGCCTGTCGTCGTTGTCGTTTCGCGGCGAGTTGCGCGCAGGCGCAAACGGCATCGTCGGCGCGCTCGGCTCGATCGGCGCGGCGTTGGGCCTGCTGGTCTTTCCGCTGTTTCGCGCGCGCTACGGCCTCGAACATACGTTCCTGATCCTCGCGATGGTGCCGTGCGTCGCAAGCGTAATCTGCTTCGCGATCCGCTGGGACCCGACGCGCACGACGATCAATCCCGACAACGAACCCGACGCGCCGCACTTCGGCGGCGACGCACGCGCAACGTCGGCCTTCCTGAACCCCGCCATCGAGAAAACGCAGCGATGA
- a CDS encoding SDR family oxidoreductase — protein MQSTVSSKNAPTILLVAASRGLGLAMAEQFLSKGWSVTGTVREGSGRTRLHDLADRFDGRLDIETLDICEPAQLAALRERLSGRRFDMLFVNAGTTNEPTETIGEVTTDEFVRVMVTNALAPMRVIETLQDRVTAGGLIGAMSSGQGSVANNVSGMREVYRGSKAALNQFMRSFAARQADTRRAMVLMAPGWVRTELGGPDARLTIEESVPSLVDVLVAKRARPGLEYLDYLGRTVPW, from the coding sequence ATGCAATCGACTGTATCGAGTAAAAACGCACCGACGATCCTGCTCGTCGCGGCCTCGCGCGGCCTCGGGCTCGCGATGGCGGAGCAATTCCTGAGCAAGGGCTGGAGCGTCACGGGCACCGTACGGGAAGGATCGGGGCGCACGCGGCTGCACGACCTCGCCGACCGGTTTGACGGCCGGCTCGACATCGAGACGCTCGACATCTGCGAGCCGGCGCAACTGGCGGCGCTGCGCGAGCGGCTGTCGGGCCGGCGCTTCGACATGCTGTTCGTGAATGCGGGAACGACGAACGAGCCGACCGAAACGATCGGCGAAGTGACGACCGACGAATTCGTGCGCGTGATGGTCACGAATGCGTTGGCGCCGATGCGCGTGATCGAGACGCTGCAGGATCGCGTGACCGCGGGCGGCCTGATCGGTGCGATGTCGTCGGGGCAGGGCAGCGTCGCGAACAACGTCAGCGGGATGCGCGAGGTCTATCGCGGCAGCAAGGCCGCGCTGAACCAGTTCATGCGCAGCTTCGCGGCGCGCCAGGCCGATACGCGGCGTGCGATGGTGCTGATGGCACCCGGCTGGGTCCGCACGGAGCTGGGCGGGCCGGATGCGCGCCTGACGATCGAGGAAAGCGTGCCGAGCCTCGTCGACGTGCTGGTCGCCAAGCGGGCGCGCCCGGGGCTCGAGTATCTCGACTATCTGGGGCGGACGGTGCCGTGGTGA
- a CDS encoding LysR family transcriptional regulator: MEDIDLNLVTALDVLLSEGSVTGAARRLGLSTSAMSRTLTRLRVSTGDQLLVRAGRKLVPTPHAAALRDRVHAIATDARAVLRPATADVDLATHASTFTIRAAASFMEMLSGPVVAALGEIAPQVRVRFVPKPDRDPQALRDGAVDLEIGKRGDDAPELHTRMLFRDWHVAVARAGHPLFASGRITPARYAACRHVIASQLGDFGGPADDPTDGAGQGDAVRVVVPGYPDAMRVAASTDLIALVPRSSLGNAFSPGLTDALGLRSFEIPVRLPGILVSALWHPRMHGDPVHRSLRDAVIAVCQRAYPDTRTPHTSRPPARRTGPRAAG; the protein is encoded by the coding sequence ATGGAAGACATCGACCTGAACCTCGTCACCGCGCTCGACGTGCTGCTGTCGGAAGGCAGCGTGACCGGCGCCGCGCGCCGGCTCGGCCTGAGCACGTCCGCGATGAGCCGCACGCTCACGCGGCTGCGGGTGTCCACCGGCGATCAGCTGCTCGTGCGCGCCGGGCGCAAGCTCGTGCCGACGCCGCACGCAGCCGCGTTGCGCGACCGCGTGCACGCGATCGCAACCGATGCGCGCGCGGTGCTGCGGCCGGCAACGGCCGACGTGGATCTGGCGACGCACGCGTCCACGTTCACCATCCGCGCGGCCGCATCGTTCATGGAAATGCTGTCCGGCCCGGTGGTCGCCGCACTCGGCGAAATCGCGCCGCAGGTGCGCGTCCGCTTCGTCCCGAAGCCCGACCGCGATCCGCAAGCGCTGCGCGACGGCGCCGTCGATCTGGAAATCGGCAAACGCGGCGACGATGCCCCCGAACTGCACACACGCATGCTGTTCCGCGACTGGCACGTCGCGGTGGCACGCGCCGGGCATCCGCTGTTCGCATCGGGCAGGATCACACCCGCGCGCTATGCGGCCTGCCGTCACGTGATCGCGTCGCAGCTCGGCGATTTCGGCGGGCCGGCCGACGACCCGACCGACGGGGCCGGCCAGGGCGACGCCGTGCGCGTCGTCGTACCGGGCTACCCGGATGCGATGCGTGTCGCGGCCAGCACCGACCTGATCGCGCTCGTGCCGCGCTCGAGCCTCGGCAACGCATTCTCGCCGGGGCTCACGGACGCCCTCGGGCTGCGCAGCTTCGAGATCCCGGTGCGCCTGCCCGGGATCCTCGTTTCCGCGCTGTGGCATCCGCGCATGCACGGCGACCCCGTGCATCGCAGCCTGCGCGATGCGGTCATCGCCGTCTGCCAGCGCGCGTATCCGGATACCCGCACACCCCACACATCACGCCCGCCGGCGCGCCGCACCGGCCCGCGCGCCGCAGGCTGA
- a CDS encoding SDR family oxidoreductase: protein MNEATQSSALDGAHVVVFGGSSGIGLEAAAAAKAKGAGVTLVGRTRAKLEAAAQAIGGARIAVADIADRQAVQAVFDSLTRVDHLVVTAGRFIAGKLNETDPDQLLAALQERIAGPVYAIRAALPLMPATGSIVLTGGQLSDRPAAHGTSVIAAAVRGVEALAQSLALELKPIRVNVVAPGFVETPLYDAFGAEARDTILVGAASALPGGRVGRADEVGEAIAFLLGNGFMNGEILHIDGGGRLV from the coding sequence ATGAACGAGGCAACGCAATCTTCGGCACTGGACGGTGCGCACGTCGTGGTATTCGGCGGAAGCTCCGGAATCGGTCTCGAGGCCGCGGCCGCCGCGAAGGCAAAAGGCGCGGGCGTCACGTTGGTCGGCCGGACCCGCGCGAAGCTCGAGGCCGCCGCGCAAGCGATCGGCGGCGCGCGCATCGCAGTGGCCGACATCGCGGACCGGCAGGCGGTGCAGGCCGTATTCGACTCGCTCACGCGCGTCGATCACCTGGTCGTCACGGCCGGCCGGTTCATTGCGGGCAAGCTGAACGAGACCGATCCCGATCAGCTGCTCGCCGCGCTGCAGGAACGTATCGCCGGGCCGGTCTATGCGATCCGGGCCGCGTTGCCGCTGATGCCGGCGACCGGCTCGATCGTGCTGACCGGCGGGCAACTGTCGGATCGTCCGGCCGCGCACGGCACGTCCGTCATAGCCGCCGCCGTGCGCGGCGTCGAGGCGCTGGCGCAGTCGCTCGCGCTGGAACTGAAGCCGATTCGCGTGAACGTCGTCGCGCCCGGATTCGTCGAGACACCGCTGTACGACGCGTTCGGCGCGGAAGCGCGCGACACGATTCTCGTGGGTGCGGCGTCGGCTTTGCCCGGCGGCCGGGTCGGGCGCGCCGATGAAGTGGGGGAGGCGATCGCGTTCCTGCTGGGCAACGGCTTCATGAACGGCGAGATCCTGCACATCGACGGCGGCGGCCGGCTGGTCTGA
- a CDS encoding LysR family transcriptional regulator, giving the protein MESLRSMRVFVRAIELGNFSAVAREEGTGQPTISKIVAAFEKELGVRLLERSTTSLAPTDEGRRFYDRCKRVIDEYASAVAEVRGQTVRPVGKLVVNAPMGLGELRLNALVLEFLAAWPEIEVELQLTDRVIDLVEEGVDVAIRLGHLLPPDAVARPIASSPRLLVATPKYVAQAPRLRRPEDLARHEYVSYARADIGNELAFARGDEQVAVPVRGRYRVNSSMALRECFLAGNAVGSGPAWLVQDLIDSGQLVRLLPKWDMVPPHALHLVYASRRYLPLRTRTFLQFMEQRIPGLPGFHPTTAATANPAARASRQPR; this is encoded by the coding sequence ATGGAATCGCTGCGATCCATGCGCGTGTTCGTCCGCGCCATCGAGCTCGGCAATTTCTCGGCGGTCGCGCGCGAGGAAGGCACCGGCCAGCCGACGATCAGCAAGATCGTCGCCGCGTTCGAAAAGGAACTGGGCGTCCGCCTGCTCGAACGCTCGACCACGAGCCTCGCGCCCACCGACGAAGGCCGCCGGTTCTACGATCGCTGCAAGCGCGTGATCGACGAATACGCGAGCGCGGTGGCCGAGGTGCGCGGGCAAACGGTGCGGCCGGTCGGCAAGCTGGTCGTCAATGCGCCGATGGGGCTGGGCGAGCTGAGGCTGAACGCGCTCGTGCTCGAATTCCTCGCCGCATGGCCGGAGATCGAGGTCGAGCTGCAATTGACCGACCGTGTGATCGACCTGGTCGAAGAAGGCGTCGACGTCGCCATCCGCCTCGGCCATCTGCTGCCGCCGGATGCCGTGGCGCGCCCCATCGCGTCGTCGCCCCGCCTGCTGGTCGCCACGCCGAAGTACGTCGCGCAGGCACCGAGGCTCCGCCGGCCGGAAGACCTGGCGCGGCACGAGTACGTCAGCTACGCACGCGCGGACATCGGCAACGAACTGGCATTCGCCCGCGGCGACGAGCAGGTCGCCGTTCCGGTGCGCGGCCGGTATCGCGTGAACAGCTCGATGGCGCTGCGGGAATGCTTTCTCGCCGGGAACGCAGTGGGCAGCGGGCCGGCGTGGCTGGTTCAGGACCTGATCGACAGCGGGCAGCTCGTCCGGTTGCTGCCGAAGTGGGACATGGTGCCGCCGCATGCGCTGCACCTCGTGTATGCGTCGCGCCGGTATCTGCCGCTCAGGACCCGCACGTTCCTGCAGTTCATGGAGCAGCGGATTCCCGGGCTGCCCGGGTTCCATCCGACGACCGCCGCGACCGCCAACCCGGCCGCGCGCGCATCGCGGCAGCCCCGCTGA
- a CDS encoding nucleobase:cation symporter-2 family protein, giving the protein MQPASSAQPAAHGADAADAARDLVYGPNDRPAPMVAFVAALQHLLAIIVPIVTPGLLICQALGVSSRDTTLIVSMSLVISGIATFVQCKRFGPLGAGLLIVQGTSFNFVGPLIAGGSLMVKQGTPVETVMAAIFGVVIAGSFVEMGVSRILPFVKRLITPLVTGIVVLLIGLTLIKVGLISMGGGFGAMANGTFASAENLTLSGLVLGTIILLNRVPIVWVRSTALVIALVIGYLAAAFLGRLDFTGMHQAALFQVPTPLHFGIGFSWSLFVPMLIIYLVTSLEAIGDVTATSKISNEPVEGPVWMQRIKGGVLVNGANSLLAGVFNTFPSSVFAQNNGVIQITGVASRHVGIWIAGMLVVLGLFPVVAGVLQAVPEPVLGGAAMVMFGAVAASGINILAGVQLDRRALLIIAVSLALGLGVSQVPDILNSLPHALKNVLESGVATGGICALVMNWFLPEKK; this is encoded by the coding sequence ATGCAACCCGCCTCCTCCGCCCAACCCGCCGCCCATGGCGCCGACGCCGCAGATGCGGCCCGCGACCTCGTCTACGGCCCGAACGACCGGCCGGCGCCGATGGTCGCCTTCGTCGCAGCGCTGCAGCACCTGCTGGCGATCATCGTGCCGATCGTCACGCCCGGCCTGCTGATCTGCCAGGCGCTCGGCGTGTCCAGCCGCGATACGACCCTCATCGTGTCGATGTCGCTGGTGATTTCCGGCATCGCCACCTTCGTCCAGTGCAAGCGCTTCGGCCCGCTGGGCGCCGGCCTGCTGATCGTCCAGGGCACGAGCTTCAACTTCGTCGGCCCGCTGATCGCCGGCGGCAGCCTGATGGTCAAGCAAGGCACGCCGGTCGAAACCGTGATGGCCGCGATCTTCGGCGTCGTGATTGCGGGGTCGTTCGTCGAAATGGGCGTGTCGCGCATCCTGCCGTTCGTGAAGCGCCTGATCACGCCGCTCGTCACCGGCATCGTCGTGCTGCTGATCGGCCTCACGCTGATCAAGGTCGGCCTCATCAGCATGGGCGGGGGCTTCGGCGCGATGGCCAACGGCACCTTCGCGAGCGCGGAGAACCTGACGCTCTCGGGCCTCGTGCTCGGCACGATCATCCTGCTGAACCGCGTGCCGATCGTGTGGGTGCGCAGCACCGCGCTGGTCATCGCGCTCGTCATCGGTTATCTCGCGGCCGCATTCCTCGGCCGCCTCGACTTCACCGGCATGCACCAGGCCGCGCTGTTCCAGGTCCCGACGCCGCTGCACTTCGGCATCGGCTTCTCGTGGTCGCTGTTCGTGCCGATGCTGATCATCTACCTCGTCACGTCGCTCGAAGCGATCGGCGACGTCACGGCCACCAGCAAGATCTCGAACGAGCCGGTCGAAGGCCCGGTGTGGATGCAGCGGATCAAGGGCGGCGTGCTCGTCAACGGCGCGAACTCGCTGCTGGCCGGTGTGTTCAACACGTTCCCGAGCTCGGTGTTCGCGCAGAACAACGGCGTGATCCAGATCACCGGCGTCGCCAGCCGCCACGTCGGCATCTGGATCGCGGGGATGCTCGTGGTGCTCGGCCTGTTCCCGGTCGTCGCCGGCGTGCTGCAGGCCGTGCCGGAACCCGTGCTCGGCGGCGCGGCGATGGTGATGTTCGGCGCGGTGGCCGCATCGGGCATCAACATCCTCGCGGGCGTCCAGCTCGATCGCCGCGCGCTGCTGATCATCGCGGTGTCGCTTGCGCTCGGCCTCGGCGTGTCGCAGGTGCCGGACATCCTCAACAGCCTGCCGCACGCGCTGAAGAACGTGCTGGAATCGGGCGTGGCGACGGGCGGCATCTGCGCGCTCGTAATGAACTGGTTCCTGCCGGAGAAGAAGTAA
- a CDS encoding NUDIX hydrolase, with protein sequence MPRAPAPNNTPETPAVPVKERATVVCYRGERVLLVARAASRWALPGGTIKRGESPLEAAHRELSEETGITGQTLVYSMQFTGLAKIHHVFFAEVGPDQTPQANNEIEKCKWFPIDGVDGLRASIPTKRIVELVHQHEIRKA encoded by the coding sequence ATGCCCCGAGCTCCCGCCCCCAACAACACCCCCGAGACGCCCGCCGTCCCCGTCAAGGAACGCGCGACCGTCGTCTGCTACCGCGGTGAACGAGTCCTGCTCGTCGCCCGCGCGGCGTCGCGCTGGGCCCTTCCCGGCGGCACGATCAAGCGCGGGGAATCGCCGCTCGAAGCCGCGCATCGCGAGTTGTCCGAAGAAACCGGCATAACCGGCCAGACGCTCGTCTATTCGATGCAGTTCACCGGGCTCGCAAAGATCCATCACGTGTTCTTCGCGGAAGTCGGCCCGGACCAGACGCCGCAAGCGAACAACGAGATCGAGAAATGCAAGTGGTTTCCGATCGACGGCGTCGACGGATTGCGCGCAAGCATTCCGACGAAGCGAATCGTCGAACTCGTCCATCAACACGAAATCCGCAAGGCGTAG
- a CDS encoding AraC family transcriptional regulator produces MASPPSPTMPNSAEQAADWLLSGLELRSTLFHVGRYCGVYRASTAGHQRASFHLVLEGACWLHLPTRNGRAAQSTRLVAGDAVFLMHDMTHCLTPDAVAPSDDEYTVRIGTMTPLAEPASSPGDVALACGFFEFRSDLGDAIAGLMPDHLLARHDDAKLAGARTLFDLIRTEAARAQDAPSPLVNRLTDALFFYALRAVASSDDFAPGLWSVMRRAEFTPLVGAIIEKPGDDWTTHTMAAFCHMSRARFCKQFAQACGQPPAQFLALLRMKVAAEMLRQGASTLSTAEHVGYQSESAFAQAFKRVTGLPPGTCRRAPERTGATPVH; encoded by the coding sequence ATGGCTTCCCCGCCTTCGCCCACCATGCCGAACTCCGCCGAACAGGCCGCCGACTGGCTGCTCTCCGGACTCGAACTGCGCAGCACGCTGTTTCACGTGGGCCGGTATTGCGGCGTCTATCGCGCATCGACGGCCGGCCATCAGCGCGCGAGCTTCCACCTCGTGCTCGAAGGCGCATGCTGGTTGCACCTGCCCACCCGGAACGGCCGTGCCGCGCAAAGCACGCGCCTCGTCGCCGGCGACGCGGTGTTCCTGATGCACGACATGACGCATTGCCTGACGCCCGACGCGGTTGCGCCGTCCGACGACGAATACACGGTACGGATCGGCACGATGACGCCGCTTGCCGAGCCTGCGTCATCCCCGGGCGACGTCGCGCTGGCATGCGGTTTCTTCGAGTTTCGTTCCGATCTTGGCGACGCGATCGCCGGCCTGATGCCCGATCACCTCCTGGCGCGCCACGACGACGCGAAGCTGGCAGGCGCGCGCACGCTGTTCGACCTGATCCGCACCGAAGCGGCGCGTGCCCAGGATGCACCGTCGCCGCTCGTCAATCGTCTGACGGATGCGCTGTTCTTCTATGCACTGCGTGCCGTCGCGAGCAGCGACGATTTTGCGCCGGGCCTGTGGTCGGTCATGCGGCGTGCCGAATTTACGCCGCTCGTCGGCGCGATCATCGAGAAACCCGGCGACGACTGGACCACGCACACGATGGCCGCGTTTTGCCACATGTCCCGCGCGCGCTTCTGCAAGCAGTTCGCGCAGGCATGCGGACAGCCGCCTGCGCAGTTCCTTGCGCTGCTGCGCATGAAGGTCGCGGCCGAGATGCTGCGGCAGGGGGCATCCACGCTCAGCACGGCCGAGCATGTCGGCTATCAGTCGGAATCCGCCTTTGCGCAGGCATTCAAGCGCGTCACCGGCCTGCCGCCCGGCACCTGCCGCCGCGCCCCGGAGCGCACCGGCGCGACACCCGTGCATTGA
- a CDS encoding carboxymuconolactone decarboxylase family protein, which produces MSRLPLQTVESAPEASRSFLQKSQAANGFLPNLVASLANAPVALETYLTVGEINSRSGLTLAEREIVQITAAAVHGCGFCVAGHTAVALKKAQLPAALVDEVRAQRSLSDARLDAVATFTRDVIATRGAVSDEALAAFKAAGYSDAGALEVVLGVSLATLCNFANNLARNELNPQLEAYRWEPTARAA; this is translated from the coding sequence ATGAGCCGCCTGCCCCTCCAAACCGTCGAAAGCGCGCCCGAAGCCAGCCGCTCGTTTCTCCAGAAGTCGCAAGCCGCCAACGGCTTCCTGCCGAATCTCGTAGCCTCACTCGCCAATGCACCGGTTGCGCTCGAAACGTACCTGACCGTCGGTGAAATCAATTCACGCAGCGGCCTCACGCTGGCCGAGCGCGAAATCGTGCAGATCACCGCCGCCGCCGTTCATGGCTGCGGTTTCTGCGTGGCCGGCCATACGGCCGTCGCGCTGAAGAAGGCGCAATTGCCCGCCGCGCTCGTCGACGAGGTCCGCGCCCAGCGCTCGCTGTCCGACGCGCGCCTCGATGCGGTCGCCACGTTCACGCGCGACGTGATCGCGACGCGCGGCGCCGTGTCCGACGAAGCGCTCGCCGCGTTCAAGGCGGCCGGCTACAGCGATGCCGGCGCGCTTGAAGTGGTACTCGGCGTGAGCCTCGCGACGCTTTGCAACTTCGCGAACAACCTGGCGCGCAACGAACTGAATCCGCAGCTCGAAGCGTATCGCTGGGAGCCGACGGCGCGCGCAGCATGA
- a CDS encoding acyl-CoA dehydrogenase family protein produces MTAPASSDAFDAWLEANADALDVDPSRAADILPQLVRSRTVAVGVPEAMGGTGGTIADAIDTVAAVAQRSLTAAFVLWGHRTFIEYVLQSDNDALRARWLTPLLDGEVAGATGLSNAMKYLSDIEPLQMHAARSGNAFVLNGRLPWITNLRREGFIAAAAFDHDDGTPPSVFAIPHDARGVERSDDLDLIGLRASNTAALRVSDTVLDESYRLAADAPAWLARVRPAFLGLQCGMSIGLARRALLATLDASEPSRASIGAEIRELETTLADQAEQLKRGVLDGTFLHAPAAMFELRIALVETVSQAVSLEVQATGGRGYLRGQSGSARRVREASFIPIVTPSLVQLKSQLARHRRAAAA; encoded by the coding sequence ATGACCGCGCCGGCGAGCTCCGATGCGTTCGACGCATGGCTCGAAGCAAATGCCGACGCGCTCGACGTCGACCCGTCGCGGGCGGCGGACATCCTGCCGCAGCTGGTGCGCTCGCGCACCGTCGCCGTCGGTGTGCCGGAGGCAATGGGCGGCACGGGCGGCACGATCGCGGACGCGATCGACACGGTGGCCGCCGTCGCGCAACGCTCATTGACGGCCGCATTCGTGCTGTGGGGACATCGCACCTTCATCGAATACGTACTGCAGAGCGACAACGACGCGCTGCGTGCGCGCTGGCTGACGCCGCTGCTCGACGGCGAAGTGGCGGGCGCCACCGGTCTTTCGAACGCGATGAAGTATCTGTCCGACATCGAGCCGCTGCAGATGCATGCGGCCCGCAGCGGCAACGCGTTCGTGCTGAACGGCAGACTGCCGTGGATCACGAACCTGCGGCGCGAAGGCTTCATCGCCGCGGCCGCATTCGATCACGACGACGGCACGCCGCCGTCCGTCTTCGCGATTCCGCACGACGCGCGAGGCGTCGAGCGCAGCGACGATCTCGACCTGATCGGCCTGCGCGCAAGCAATACGGCCGCGCTGCGCGTGAGCGATACCGTCCTCGACGAATCGTACCGCCTCGCGGCCGACGCACCGGCCTGGCTCGCGCGCGTGCGCCCGGCGTTTCTCGGCTTGCAATGCGGGATGTCGATCGGGCTGGCGCGGCGCGCGTTGCTGGCCACGCTGGATGCCAGCGAGCCATCGCGCGCGTCGATCGGCGCGGAAATTCGCGAACTCGAAACGACGCTCGCCGATCAGGCCGAGCAGTTGAAGCGCGGTGTGCTCGACGGCACCTTTCTCCACGCGCCTGCCGCGATGTTCGAACTGCGCATCGCGCTCGTCGAGACCGTCTCGCAGGCGGTCTCGCTCGAAGTGCAAGCGACCGGAGGGCGCGGCTATCTGCGCGGCCAGAGCGGCAGCGCGCGGCGCGTGCGCGAAGCGTCGTTCATCCCGATCGTGACGCCGAGCCTCGTGCAGTTGAAATCGCAGCTCGCGCGGCATCGACGGGCGGCGGCAGCATGA
- a CDS encoding ABC transporter ATP-binding protein — translation MTQGAHIVANGVTLRYGSRSVLNGVDLSVAPGELVALLGPSGCGKSSLLRAIAGLTRTASGTIRVDGEPVDGPRPEVALAFQDPCLLPWLTVERNVGFGLTFARQPHLTRADRKERVTNALAAVGLDHARHALPSQLSGGMAQRAALARCLARAPRALLLDEPFGALDEVTRADMQQLLIAAVRNTGASALLVTHDIDEALLVADRIVLLGKRGTLVGRWTVELPQPRHTQVRSLGELRISILQALQNSISAAA, via the coding sequence ATGACGCAAGGCGCGCACATCGTCGCGAACGGCGTCACGTTGCGGTACGGATCGCGCAGCGTGCTGAACGGCGTCGATCTGTCGGTTGCGCCCGGCGAACTCGTTGCGCTGCTCGGGCCGAGCGGTTGCGGGAAGTCGTCGCTGTTGCGGGCCATCGCCGGCCTGACGCGAACCGCATCCGGCACGATTCGCGTCGATGGCGAGCCCGTCGACGGCCCGCGCCCGGAGGTCGCCCTCGCGTTTCAGGACCCGTGCCTGTTGCCGTGGCTCACGGTCGAGCGGAACGTGGGGTTCGGGCTGACCTTCGCGCGTCAACCGCACCTGACACGTGCAGACCGCAAGGAACGCGTGACGAACGCATTGGCCGCCGTCGGGCTCGACCATGCACGGCACGCGCTGCCGTCGCAGTTGTCGGGCGGCATGGCACAGCGCGCGGCGCTGGCGCGCTGCCTGGCGCGGGCGCCGCGCGCGCTGCTGCTCGACGAACCGTTCGGCGCGCTCGACGAAGTGACCCGCGCCGACATGCAGCAGCTCCTGATTGCCGCGGTGCGCAACACCGGCGCGTCTGCGCTTCTCGTCACGCACGATATCGACGAAGCGCTGCTCGTCGCCGATCGGATCGTGCTGCTCGGCAAGCGCGGCACGCTGGTCGGACGCTGGACCGTCGAACTGCCGCAGCCGCGGCACACGCAAGTGCGCTCGCTCGGCGAGCTGCGCATCTCCATTCTCCAGGCGCTGCAGAACTCGATTTCAGCAGCCGCCTGA